In the genome of Panthera uncia isolate 11264 chromosome B3 unlocalized genomic scaffold, Puncia_PCG_1.0 HiC_scaffold_1, whole genome shotgun sequence, one region contains:
- the PIGH gene encoding phosphatidylinositol N-acetylglucosaminyltransferase subunit H isoform X1, with product MEDEQSFSDICGGRLALQRRYYSPSCREFCISCPRLSLRSLTAVTCTVWLAAYGLFTLCENSIILSAAIFITLLGLLGYLHFVKIDQETLLIIDSLGIQMTSSYASGKESTTFIEMGKVKDVIINEGIYMQKVIYYLCILLKDPVEPHGISQVVPVFQSAKPRLDCLIEVYRSCQEVLAHQKATSASP from the exons ATGGAAGATGAGCAGAGCTTCTCGGATATCTGTGGCGGCCGCCTAGCCCTGCAGCGCCGCTACTACTCCCCGTCCTGCCGAGAGTTCTGCATCAGCTGCCCTCGGCTCTCGTTGCGCTCGCTCACCGCTGTCACCTGCACGGTGTGGCTAGCGGCCTACGGACTCTTCACCCTCTGCGAG AACAGCATAATCCTCTCTGCTGCCATCTTCATCACCCTCTTAGGCCTGCTCGGTTACCTCCATTTTGTCAAGATTGATCAGGAGACCCTGTTAATCATAGATTCCCTTGGTATCCAGATGACCTCATCTTATGCTTCAGGCAAAGAAAGCACTACCTTCATTGAGATGGGCAAGGTGAAGGATGTTATCATCAATGAAGGTATTTACATG CAGAAGGTGATTTACTACCTCTGCATTTTATTGAAGGATCCGGTGGAACCACATGGGATATCCCAAGTAGTACCTGTCTTCCAG AGTGCCAAGCCCCGCCTGGACTGCTTGATTGAAGTGTACAGGAGCTGCCAGGAGGTCCTGGCGCACCAGAAAGCCACATCAGCAAGTCCATGA
- the PIGH gene encoding phosphatidylinositol N-acetylglucosaminyltransferase subunit H isoform X2: protein MEDEQSFSDICGGRLALQRRYYSPSCREFCISCPRLSLRSLTAVTCTVWLAAYGLFTLCENSIILSAAIFITLLGLLGYLHFVKIDQETLLIIDSLGIQMTSSYASGKESTTFIEMGKVKDVIINEGIYMKVIYYLCILLKDPVEPHGISQVVPVFQSAKPRLDCLIEVYRSCQEVLAHQKATSASP, encoded by the exons ATGGAAGATGAGCAGAGCTTCTCGGATATCTGTGGCGGCCGCCTAGCCCTGCAGCGCCGCTACTACTCCCCGTCCTGCCGAGAGTTCTGCATCAGCTGCCCTCGGCTCTCGTTGCGCTCGCTCACCGCTGTCACCTGCACGGTGTGGCTAGCGGCCTACGGACTCTTCACCCTCTGCGAG AACAGCATAATCCTCTCTGCTGCCATCTTCATCACCCTCTTAGGCCTGCTCGGTTACCTCCATTTTGTCAAGATTGATCAGGAGACCCTGTTAATCATAGATTCCCTTGGTATCCAGATGACCTCATCTTATGCTTCAGGCAAAGAAAGCACTACCTTCATTGAGATGGGCAAGGTGAAGGATGTTATCATCAATGAAGGTATTTACATG AAGGTGATTTACTACCTCTGCATTTTATTGAAGGATCCGGTGGAACCACATGGGATATCCCAAGTAGTACCTGTCTTCCAG AGTGCCAAGCCCCGCCTGGACTGCTTGATTGAAGTGTACAGGAGCTGCCAGGAGGTCCTGGCGCACCAGAAAGCCACATCAGCAAGTCCATGA